From the Vicingaceae bacterium genome, the window TTTTGCTACATTATTGAGTGTTTTCAACCGATCATCATAGGTTCTGGTAGAAATTATTTTATTATAGTATTCATCGGAAGTATCTAAATTATGATTATAAGCATACAACCCTGCGTCTGCCAGTCGCTTTGCCTGATGTTCGGTAATCATTCCCAAAGTGCAACACACCTCCATACCAAGTTCATTAACGACCCTAACCATTTCAAGAACTTGATCAAAGTCATCGTTATTACGCACGTTGCGCCAGGCAGCGCCCATACACAAACGCGAAGCACCGGCATTTTTGGCTTTTATGGCTGCTTCTTTCACCTCTTCGACTGTCAACAAGTCATGCTTTTCGACAGCTGTATGATATCTTGCAGCTTGAGGGCAATAAGCACAATCTTCCGGGCATCCTCCGGTTTTTATAGAAATTAATGTGCTGATTTGAACTTCTGCAGGATCATGATACTGTCTGTGCACAGAAGCAGCCCGATAAATCAACTCCAACAAAGGTGTATTATAAATCTCCAACAATTCTTCTAAGGAATAATCACGGTATAGTTCCATCTCAGTAAAGGTTTAAAAAAGATTTCAATTTGAACATAAAAATTAAAACAACGACGTTACTTGAGTGTTGGGATTCTCAATCCATTCTTTGTAAGCATAAGTAGGTATAGTCAAAACAGGGATTTTACTTCGGTGAACGATTTGTTGAGTATAAGGACCAATAAACAAGTCATTGCTGGGCTCTTGATCGGTCATAATTACGATTAAATCTGCCCCCATCTCTTTTGCTTTTGTATAAGTAGCCCTTGCTAAATTTTCTACAGGTTCGATCACTGACTTAACAGGGATACCATGTTTTTTTATAAACTCTTCGCTTTGCTCTATTCTCAATTTCATTTGATTATATTCATTCCTGTGCTCTTCAGTCAAACATCCGTATAAAAATATTTCAGCTCCGTATTTTTCGGCAAGTGAAACAGCAGGACCTATTTTTTCACGAGTAAAAGGAGAACTGTCAATAGGCAGGAAAAACTTTGTGAATCCTAACTTTTTGGCATGTGATTGAATGGTTAATACAGGCACAGGAGAGGCGATAACTAAACGGTAAGCATTGCTTCCAATCAACAATTCCTTTATGCCACTGGCACCATGCGACCCTAGCACCACAATATCGATATGATTATCTTTAATAATCTCTACCAATGATGATACAACAGCACCAATGGTAAGGGTAGTTGTTACATTTACACTATATTTTTTTCTGATTTCTTCAGCTTTGGCATCAAGTGTATCCTGAATTTTATCTTGTAACTCTTTTACTAAGGTGTTGTCAATAAACATCTCAGGAATTGGAGAAGAATAAGTAAAAGAGGTCATCACATGAACCAAATGCAGATCTGCTCTAAAAAGTTGAGCCATAAAACATGCGTGCTCCAAAGCCAAGTCGGCAGTTTCGGAAAAATCAGTAGGAATCATTATCCTGTTAATTTCGATCTTTTTCATATTTTCTTCTTATTTTGCATAAATTTACGCAATAATAAGAAGAAATTTAAAATAATCAGGAGAAAAATTTGCGCTTATGAGAAAAATTGCTGATTCAGAGTTGGTTTTAACGAAAAATAAAAAAATTTATCATCTTGATTTAGGACCGGACGAAATTGCCCCTACAATAATTTTGGTAGGAGATCCCGGACGTGTTGCCATGGTATCGTCATTCTTTGATACCATACATATCAAACGTCAGCATCGAGAATTTATCACCCATACGGGAGAAATCGGAAAAATGCCCATTAGTGTGATTGCAACCGGCATTGGTACAGACAACATTGACATTGTTTTGAATGAACTGGATGCTTTGGTCAATATAGACCTGGAAGATAAAACAGAAAATTCTGAAAAAAAATCTTTGAAATTAATACGCATAGGTACTTGTGGATCGCTCTCCCCCGAACTTGATGTAGATAATTTTGTTTTATCCGGGATGGCTATTGGGTTAGACAATTTGTTGCTTTATTATCGTGATGCACATAATTTAATCAATCATCCTTTAGCCCAATCTTTCAAGTCATTTATTAACGATAAAGAAAACAGAATCAACCCATACGTTGCCGAGTGTGGATCGACATTGTTTAACCAATTAAACTCCGATCAAGTAAAAGCCGGTATTACACTTACTGCCCCGGGTTTTTACGGCCCACAAGGCAGACATTTGCGATTAACTCCGTATTTTGAAAACCTAAACGACAGGATTTATCAATTCGAGTTTCAAGGAAAAAAAATTTTAAATTTTGAAATGGAAACCAGTGCTCTCTACGGCTTATCAAAACTTTTAGGGCATCAAGCAGCTACCATTTGTTTGGTTGTTGCCAACCGCTACAAAAAAACTTTTAGCAACAATTACCAACAAATGATGAAAAAACTTATTCAATATACATTGGAAAATCTTTCCCAAACACATTCCTGAATTTCCTGATTGAAACACTCTCTTTTTCTACAAAATATAATGCCTGAAAGAAAAATGAAAAGATAAGATCTTTATTTTTCAGCAGACGGTTAACACAAATACTGCTCAAATCACTTGTAAACATTTACAAATCAAATAAATAGTCGTATAAACATGCGATTTGTTAATAAATAATATTACGATGCCTAGAATGGATAATTCTATAAAATACCTTTGCTTTTGTGAAAAAAGCAGAATTAGAAGCCATTTTCAATTTATTGGAAGACCCCGATGATTTTGTGTATGAAAGCATCAAAAATAAACTAGCAGACATGGGGGTTGAAGTTATTCCTTTTTTGGAGGAATTATGGGAACAAACTATCAATCCGGTGTTGCAGAGAAAAATTGAAAACATCATACACTATATTCAATTTCAACAATTGAAAAATGATTTTATTGACTGGAAAAATTCGGAAAGCAACGACCTTCAATTATTTTCTTATCTGATTAGCCGTTATAAGTATCCCGATCTGGATAAAGTTTTATTTGACAAAAGAATATTGAACATCTATCGGGACATTTGGATCGAAATCAATCAAAACCTTACTTCAATAGAAAAAATTCAAATTATCAACAGAATTATATATGATTATTATGATATGGGTGTAGACAGAAAAAATTTTTTTGATCCTTCTTACTTTTTTTTAAGCCACCTACTTGAGAGCAAAAAAGGAAATGCCATGTCCATAGGTATGCTTTATTTGATATTATGTGAAAAATTAAACATCAGTGTGTATGGCGTGGATCTACCAAATTTTTTTATTTTATGTTACACCGATGAGGAGTATATCGAGATTTCAAACATTCCCGATGAAAATCACGTGCTTTTTTATATCAACCCTTTCAACAAAGGGCTGATTTTTGGACGCCAAGCCATTGAAGAATTTTTACAACAATCCGAGATTGAACCGGACAGTCGTTATTTCAAACCTATGTCGCATTTAGAAACCGCATCGCGCTATTTAAAAGAACTTGCTTATTCCTATAAACACACAGGAGACCTACAATCTTATGAAGAACTTATCGGATTGTACAAAATTTTATTTTAACGAATAATTCTCAAAAATGTATGCCATAAGATTTTAAAATCCTTGAGTTTGTCCGAATCTTTAATGTATTGTAGATTGAGTTCGAGTTTTTGAGGCATAATATTTTGGATATAATAACTTTCAGGATCATCCACTCCTTTAAGCATGTCATTCTCGTCTATATAAGCTATCGATGCCCAATCTGTTATACCGGGCTTTACACTCAAAACTTGTTTTTGTCTCTCATCATAGAACTCTACATATTTTGGAACTTCAGGTCTGGGTCCGACCACAGACATTTCCCCTTTCAAAACATTGAAAAACTGGGGCAATTCATCCAATTTGTATTTTCTAAGAAACCTTCCGGTGCGAGTAATACGATTATCATTACTTCCAACAGTGATTTGAATATTTTTATCCGAATTAGGACGCATAGTTCGAAATTTGATGATTTTAAACGTTTTACCGTCTTTTCCAACTCTTGTTTGCAAAAAAAACACCGGAGGTCCGTCAACGATAAATATAATTAAAGCAATAAAAAACATGATTGGCAGTAGCAGCAATAGTATAAAAAAGGAGAAAATAATATCGAATATGCGTTTGAACATGATATTATGCCCCCAAAACCCTGTTTACTCCATCGATCAGAGCATCCAGGACCCAACCTATCTGTTGGTCCGACAAGTCGTAATAAACAGGCAAACTTATTTCACGGGAATAGTTGTCATAAGCAACCGGATAATCCTCCATTTTATATCCCCTTGATTTATATGCCGATAATAAAGGTAAGGGTTGAAAATGCACATTCACAGCCACATCATGTGAAAAAACGACATCCATGATTTTATCTCTTTGTTGTTCGTTGATTCCTTTGATTCTTAACGGATAAAGGTGATAACTGGATTCTTTGTCATCTGTTTTATAAACAGGTATTTGTGCCCAGGAATAATTTTTTAACCTTTCGGTATATTTTTCAAAAATATATTTTCTTTTTGGTAATGTTTCTTTATCATATTTAGGGAGCTCAGCCAAGCCCATAGCGGCCTGTATGTCTGTCATATTGCATTTAAAACCGGGCTCAACAATATCGTACCGCCAATTGCCAATTTGCATTTTGGCCAGAGCATCCTTGGTCTGACCATGCAATGATTTTATGGATAAACTTTTATATATTTCATCCGCATCAAATGATTGTGGCATTTGAATACATACGGCTCCTCCTTCGGCTGTTGTCAGATTTTTTACTGCATGAAAAGAGAAAACACTAAAGTCAGCTAAAGAACCCGAACGCTTTCCTTTATAATAAGCACCAAAAGAATGAGCCGAATCACTCAAAATCAAAATTCTTCCCAATATTTCCTGTCTTTCATTGGAAGGTTTAAACAATGATTTAATTTCTTGTTGATTTACCAAATCGAGTAATTCATCATAATCACAGGGAAAACCGGCAATATCAACCGGCATGATTACTTTAGTATGCGGATTTATAGCTTTCTTAACAGCTTCTATATCTATGTTAAAATCATCTTTTGTATCTACCAATACCGGAATGGCTCCACAATGAAGCACCACATTGGCCGTGGCACTGTAGGTATAGGCAGGGAGGATAACTTCATCCCCGGGGCCTACTCCCCACCATCTCAGCACAAGCTCCAGTCCGGCTGTTGCAGAGTTTAAACAAAGTACCTTGCGGCAACCGCAATATTCTGCGAGTTCTTTTTCAAATTGTTTGGTCTTTGGTCCTGTGGTTATCCAACCGGAACGTAACGTTTCCACAACGGCATTAATTACGTCATCATTTATTTTAGGTGGTGAAAAAGGAACTTTCATATTGTTGATAATTTGATTAATTAAACTGATTTGAGATATCCAATAATCGACAAAATTAAAAGAAAGATCATCAGTGTCACCAAAAACAAACCGAAAGTTTTTGACCCTAATGCAGGTTTTCTGAATTTGGCATATGTCAAATAACTTAGTTGGTTTGCTTTTTTAAAATCTTTTTTGGACACTATAAAACAATACATTTTATCTGTACCCAACCTGCTGTGCTTGTAATTTTCCATGACAAATTCAAATTGTATGCCCGCATTTTTGAGGGCTTCGGCATATGGGACACAATATTTTTCTTCAAAAAAATAAAAAACAATCTTCTTTGGGTCAGCAGGATGTTCTTGATGATTGGAAAACTCTAATAACATGTGGCAAATTTAGGATAAATTCAAAAGAATCATTACAATCAAATATGGCATTTTAACCTAAAAGAGCAAATTCTTGAAAAAATAAAAGTGATAAAAAAAGCGGGGCGGCCATGGGCCGCCCCGCTTTTAATTTAAACTAAATTTCATCATTCATGAATGACCAATTTTTCAACTCTATAACCATTTACTTCTTTGATAAAATAAACACCTTGTGGAACATTAATGTGTATTTCTTTCACTCCTTGATGCATAACAATGAATTCTATTAACTTTCCACTCATATCCATTATATGAAACACGTCACCTTCTTTAGCTTTCAATACAAAGTTTCCATTATTTGGATTAGGAGCTATAGACCAATAGTTTTCGTTTGTTAGATCAGCAATTCCACTGGGCAATGTAATGGTAACACATGCAGAGGTATCGGTACAACCATTTAAAGTCACCACAACGGCATATTGACCGGAAGCAACAGGTGTGTATGACTGGGCTGTAGCTCCTGTTATCGGTGTGAGTGTATTGCAATTAATCCATTGATATGTAGCACCGGTTTGAGAAACAGTGATTGTGTTATTATTAACGGTTGTTGTGACATCGGGAGCAGGTTTCACGGTGACCATCACAGAATCTTTGCTTTGGCAATTATTACTGTCGGTTACAGTAACCACATAGTAACCGCTCATATTTACATTGGCGTTGCCAATAGCAGGACTCGACATATTGGATGAGAATCCTTGAGGACCTGTCCACATTACATTAGTTGCATTCGTTGAAGCATTCAACATAATCCCATCACCTTCACAAACAGGAGAGTTGGAAGAAACGGTCAAAGAAGGAAGTGCGTTAACAATTACACTTATTGAATCTTTAGAGAAACAGCCATTGGCTTTGGTTGCCTGAACTGTGTAAACATAATTACCGGGATTGGAGGTATTAACATTAAACACAGGTGTATTTATGTTTCCTGGAGTCCATTGATAAGAAACAGCACCGGGCATATTGGCAGTCACAGACAAAGGTTGATTTTGACAAACCGCAAAGTTGGTGGAAGGAGTAATTGAAACTGCCGGTGTTGAATAAAGTTGAATACTGTCTATGTCAATCCAATAATCACCTGTGGTGTGCTTGGCTTCAAAACGCAATTTTATGTTTTGACCTGCATACATATCACCCAGGCAAATTGAAAACATTGTGAAAGCATTGGTATCAACATGATTGCTTCCATTGATACTGCCTACCATAGTCCAAGTGATTCCACAATTGGTTGAGACAAAAATATTGATGGAGTCGTTGGTGCCGGCATAAGGTGTTTTATTTCCTCCTGGATTGGCATAACCACTGTAATTCACAATCCGGTATAAGAATCCCAATTCTACATTGTTTGAAGGAAGAGGACCAATGGGCGGAGTAACAAACCAGGATGAGCTATTGGATGACCAAAGATTGGCACACAAGCCTTGTGTAGGCGGATTACCTGCACCATGGTGAATAGATGCTCCAGAAGTTCTTACGGCAAAATCGAGTCCTGTATTATCTGCTTGCCATCCGGCCGGTAGTCCCGGTAATGGAGAAACGAGGTCGAAAGTTTCAAGATATGGGAATGGCAAAACATTGTGATTGTAGTTAACCGCCAAAGTATCGTTGGTAGACACTGCATCTCCGGTAATGTTTACATAAGATGTTATAGTATATGTGCCGGGCAATGACATATTAAATGTACCTACAGTAACGGTGTCAGAAGCAAAAGCAGCCAGAGTATTGGTATAGTTAAAACTTAATGTACCGGTAGCAGCTCCGGAGAGAATTGCTCCTATAGTAAAGTTTGAAGCAGGTTGTGATCCGTTGTTCGTCACAATCACTTTAACAGTTTCGTTTCCAAAACAAGAAAGATTAGAAGCGGGCGATATGATTGAAGTCAGTTGTAAATCAATATTTGGAGCATTGTAAATATTGATGTTGTCAATATGTAAATCATAATCTTCCGGATCATCTACCGTACCGTCAGTGGCAAAAAATGCAACGATAATTTCTTGATTGGCATATGCACCTAAAGAAACAGTAAATGGCGTGAGTGTAGGCGGCAAGTTATTGCTTTTGGTAATGTCGAAAATTGGTGAGAAAGTAATACCGCAATCTGTAGAAACCATCACTCTCAGTTTGTCGTCACTTCCCATGACATCCGGTGCAGAAGTGCTGTTCCAATTGGTCACGGCAGCATCAAACTTCAATACAGTAGATGATGTAGGTACAAATTTTGGTCCCACAATCCATTCTTTTCTTGTGTTAGTGTATAGATTAACTCTTGCTGTAACATTTCCGGGGCTGCCGACATTGGTTTGAGAAGTCCACAAACTTGTAGTGCCATTGGGTGTAACACCTTGTGCTTCTTTCCACAATGGAAAAACTGTACTTAGATTGGTACCATTAAAACCTGTAAAATCTACTTGTTGTGGCAATGGTGCAGGTGCAATCACGTTGAAAGTTCCTGTGATTGTATCATTTGAGTTGTTTGCATCACCGGCAAGTGTTGTAAACGCCTTTAAATTGTAAGGTCCGGGAGCGGACATGTTGATAACACCCATTGAAACATTGTCGGACATGCCCGGATTTAATGTATTATTATAGGTGGCTGTCAATGTTTGCGTAATTGTTCCTGTTACGTTCACTTGAACGGTGAAGTTGGATTGTGGATTTGTCCCATAATTTTTTACAGTCACTACAACGTTCTCCGACGAGGTGTAACAACCCGAAGTGGCAGGCGACACAATTGCACTGACCCCAAGGTCGTTGGGAGCTCCGGCAAAAATACCGTTGTATTCATCCGCTCCAATATCAGGAGCTGTACCTGTACCAGCATATCCCGGGAATCCTTGACGTATATCTCCGTCATAATCCACTCCAATGGTAGAAACTGTAATTGCATTACTTTCAGTCAAAGATGCTACAGAACCGTCCACATGCAAATAATTTGCCGATGCAGGATTGGTAGTGTTCAGGAATTGTGTGTTTTCGGTGAATGAATTATTATCGGCAGGGCTGACAGCAGCTTTATATGCCGACAATGTTTGATAGGCATTGGTACCGTCATAAAAAATCAAATTGGTAGCAGAAGGAGTGCCTGCATAAAAAATATTATTGTTCGAAGCCGTGTTATAGCTCGAGAGCGAGGTGCCGCTTCTGCGGTATGCTACAGTATAACCGGTTCCGTTGGCAGTAGAATTATTGATGAAAATATTGT encodes:
- the bioB gene encoding biotin synthase, whose translation is MELYRDYSLEELLEIYNTPLLELIYRAASVHRQYHDPAEVQISTLISIKTGGCPEDCAYCPQAARYHTAVEKHDLLTVEEVKEAAIKAKNAGASRLCMGAAWRNVRNNDDFDQVLEMVRVVNELGMEVCCTLGMITEHQAKRLADAGLYAYNHNLDTSDEYYNKIISTRTYDDRLKTLNNVAKAGVHICSGGIIGMGESVEDRLKMLLHLTRLRPHPHSVPINALVPVEGTPLQDQPIVSTWEMVRMIATTRIVLPKSQVRLSAGRLFMSQEAQALCFLAGANSIFAGDKLLTTGNPSFEKDMEMFQSLGLKPQPPFKHGPKPEVKETYKVKIQEKVKWDRPKLNNVNQN
- the uspA gene encoding universal stress protein UspA; its protein translation is MKKIEINRIMIPTDFSETADLALEHACFMAQLFRADLHLVHVMTSFTYSSPIPEMFIDNTLVKELQDKIQDTLDAKAEEIRKKYSVNVTTTLTIGAVVSSLVEIIKDNHIDIVVLGSHGASGIKELLIGSNAYRLVIASPVPVLTIQSHAKKLGFTKFFLPIDSSPFTREKIGPAVSLAEKYGAEIFLYGCLTEEHRNEYNQMKLRIEQSEEFIKKHGIPVKSVIEPVENLARATYTKAKEMGADLIVIMTDQEPSNDLFIGPYTQQIVHRSKIPVLTIPTYAYKEWIENPNTQVTSLF
- a CDS encoding phosphorylase; translation: MRKIADSELVLTKNKKIYHLDLGPDEIAPTIILVGDPGRVAMVSSFFDTIHIKRQHREFITHTGEIGKMPISVIATGIGTDNIDIVLNELDALVNIDLEDKTENSEKKSLKLIRIGTCGSLSPELDVDNFVLSGMAIGLDNLLLYYRDAHNLINHPLAQSFKSFINDKENRINPYVAECGSTLFNQLNSDQVKAGITLTAPGFYGPQGRHLRLTPYFENLNDRIYQFEFQGKKILNFEMETSALYGLSKLLGHQAATICLVVANRYKKTFSNNYQQMMKKLIQYTLENLSQTHS
- a CDS encoding glycosyl transferase; its protein translation is MFKRIFDIIFSFFILLLLLPIMFFIALIIFIVDGPPVFFLQTRVGKDGKTFKIIKFRTMRPNSDKNIQITVGSNDNRITRTGRFLRKYKLDELPQFFNVLKGEMSVVGPRPEVPKYVEFYDERQKQVLSVKPGITDWASIAYIDENDMLKGVDDPESYYIQNIMPQKLELNLQYIKDSDKLKDFKILWHTFLRIIR
- a CDS encoding aminotransferase, which encodes MKVPFSPPKINDDVINAVVETLRSGWITTGPKTKQFEKELAEYCGCRKVLCLNSATAGLELVLRWWGVGPGDEVILPAYTYSATANVVLHCGAIPVLVDTKDDFNIDIEAVKKAINPHTKVIMPVDIAGFPCDYDELLDLVNQQEIKSLFKPSNERQEILGRILILSDSAHSFGAYYKGKRSGSLADFSVFSFHAVKNLTTAEGGAVCIQMPQSFDADEIYKSLSIKSLHGQTKDALAKMQIGNWRYDIVEPGFKCNMTDIQAAMGLAELPKYDKETLPKRKYIFEKYTERLKNYSWAQIPVYKTDDKESSYHLYPLRIKGINEQQRDKIMDVVFSHDVAVNVHFQPLPLLSAYKSRGYKMEDYPVAYDNYSREISLPVYYDLSDQQIGWVLDALIDGVNRVLGA